In Primulina huaijiensis isolate GDHJ02 chromosome 4, ASM1229523v2, whole genome shotgun sequence, the DNA window TCTGGCCTAGCGTAACTGAAGATTACCACTTGATTGGTGTAGCGCCTGTATACATGGTTTACTACTTTGACTATGACGGGAGACTTTCATGCCAAGTACTGACTCGACAAGACATTGAAACAGGCAGTAAACAGCATTACTGTCCACGGCATCATCCCCTACCATCAaaacagtaattaaatctccaGGTTGTCGGACAATGTAGAGATATCATTTGAGCAATATGTTGGCCTTTTGGAACATACCTGGACTGTTGATCTTAATTTGACAAAAAGCAGGCTGGATCATAACATCTCAATGGTTAGGCTAAACTAGAAAGGCACACTTCTAGTAAACTGAATGCCTACGTAATATGTATGTACCTTTTGGATGCTCAGAGACGCACAATCTGTCAGATGCTCATGCTCCCCATCAACGTGAGTGTTGGCTGTGCCTTCAGTTATAAGCTCAAGTTTCCTTTTTTTTGCTGATCTAAGTACATATTTACTACGTGTTCCTTCAGCTGAAGAATCTTGACGTGAAGTTCGCTGCTCACTTTCAATACCCTTATTCGCAGCACAGTTTGAGCATTCTTGTAATTCAAACTTACGAAGCTTTGAAATTTCTTCTGAGAGATCCTTGTCTATGATATCATGGAATACAAACTATTTAGAAACTGACACAAGGCAAGTGTCTTGAGGAACCTTCGGAAATCATAAGTAACAATAGAATGCAAGGGTAccataaaaagttttttttaagcTCACATGACGAATATTTTAACCACGCGACAAGCATGCTAATATGAAGAGTATTCTACCAGAGTAACAAGCGTGATTAAAAAAGATAATTCAACTTTGTGAACCAAAATTGGTCGTGCTAACGATAAACCAATGCCTTATTTCCCAATACTTTTGGAATAATCAAGCTATTCAGATTAAGCGACAAAGTTTCCAAGGTTAGCAAAGTAAAATTGGGTCCAGTAAGACACTAGTTCAGTCAGCAATTAAACAGAAGTCCTCAAAATCTACACTATCACACCAACACTATGGTGCAATGATAGCAACTGACGAACTTTCAACTTAGGAAAGCGCAGAAAGTTCATGGTCACAACTATTTTATTCGTGAATTAAAAGAGAGTGATGTATCCTtacttttcttattttcttccATCAAAAGCTTTTGGCACTGAACATGTTCATCACCAGAAGATCTACAGCCAAAATATGTACACAAATTTAAAGAGATCTGGTAATATTTAGGGCATGATTGGTACGTTTGAATGGAATCAACTTCGGAATGGAATGTGGGAGGTAATGGAATGAGAAATTTATTCTTTTCTTGTGCTTGGTATCAAATAATACTAGAAATGAATGgaatagaaatatttttataatcaaatcaaatttttatttaaatattaaaaaatttgtttattatttatcattaacattttatgattattattattattaatgttgtCCCTGTCAAATAAtgactaattttatttaattttgaaatatcattCTTAAATGATACTTTTAATattattctttaatttatttattcttatattattattaatttcttatcatttatttttgtcatcaaataataataatagtaataacagttttatatttattgttcttataaaattattgttattactaatattatatttcctactatttgtgatttttatttatttattattaatattgatttattataattgtttataaacaaagataaaatttctataattaaaatatttgaaaaataaaaatgatagaatatattgataaatatgtacaataataaatatgaaaagtaAATAATAAGAGGGGATGAGAATGGGTAAACCCAACCCAAATGGGTTCACGGGAATAGTCATTCCTATTGGAATGGGTATTCCCATTCCAACCAAGCATGAAAATGGGAATGAGGTTGGGACCTCATTCTAATGTACTAATCATGCCCTTAAAGATTACCAAGTGGTAATGAATAAATGCATGCCTTGTAGCAGCCAGTTCACCTTTTTAAGTCATATACTTGTCCATGTAGCTTGTCATTTTCACTTTTCAAGTATTCTATCATTTCATCCGCAGCTGCATTTAACAGGAGTATTGAACATATGAGACAAACCTCAACTCCTGACTAATCACCAAAAGCTCGCATTAACATAAAATAATGAAGGATGCATGTACTGAATGAACAACAAGAAGCTAAACAGCAAAACGGTATAAgctttaaaacaaaacaaaaaaggaaaaaagtaaACAGAGTTGGTATTGTACCAGCTGCATAATTCCTGAATTTTAGTTCTTGCTCACGATTCAGCTTGTCTAGTCGGGATTCTTTTTCTTTCTGACAAGATAAGAAAGGAAAAAAGCTCGAAGATGATAATAAAGTTAATTCCATACAATCACATGTATAGAATGTTAGACATAATTGTACTATAATTATGATAACTGAAATGATGCTTAATTGAAATAAAGTAAATGGGAAACAAAATTAGTCCAGCAGCTGATTCAGCAACCAAACACAACAGTGACGAGAGCTGTTCCGGTAAAGCTAACATTCTAGCAAAAGATCAGCACAGAGGCATGGAATCAATACTGAAGCGGTAGCTATCGAGCACAGCTGAACAACTAATTCCATCAACCAACAGATACATAACTCTGAATGACTGGTAGATAACATAGTATACTGTAGACTTTAACTCCAATTCAGCAGAGACAAATGC includes these proteins:
- the LOC140975444 gene encoding uncharacterized protein → MEVLYAKLYNKYCKLKKEKESRLDKLNREQELKFRNYAAAADEMIEYLKSENDKLHGQVYDLKRSSGDEHVQCQKLLMEENKKNKDLSEEISKLRKFELQECSNCAANKGIESEQRTSRQDSSAEGTRSKYVLRSAKKRKLELITEGTANTHVDGEHEHLTDCASLSIQKPAFCQIKINSPGDDAVDSNAVYCLFQCLVESVLGMKVSRHSQSSKPCIQALHQSSAGYSFSLTWIPNMHGEAELLYQVLSLGTFEKVAPEWMREVLMFSTSMCSIFFERLSRVISC